The following is a genomic window from Prunus persica cultivar Lovell chromosome G7, Prunus_persica_NCBIv2, whole genome shotgun sequence.
atattcagctaggaaaactaaaactaTTGGAATAGTTGTACTGCATCAAGGACAGTGCCTAAGCAACCTGTTATTTTCTAATCTTTGACAGTTGGCTTCTTGTTCATGGGAAGATGTTCAAGTGGTCAAAATTGTCACTTTGTATTTGTGAAAGCAATATGAAGTCTCATATTCTGGCCTGGCTTCCTAAgcaaggaggaggaggaggaggaggacttAGACTTATTGTTGGGAAATATGCTTGTCCTAAAGGAAAGCGTGCATAGACTTGTAATGCACATTTGATTTGTTAGGTGTCAATCACTGACttcaaaaacaataaaaattgatATTCTTTGACCTAGTTTGCAGGTTCTCACAGGCCAAGCATTGGGagttgaaaaaaaacaaaaatcaatttaTGCTAtggtaaaaaataattaaataattaccCAGATGGAAATTATCAATTACCTGAATCTCAAGGATAAGATTGTGGCCTCTGAAGGCAAAAGCAATGATCCCAATTGCATTTAGCACACCAAACACCCTTGCAATCTGAGTGTCAGCTCTAATAGGATCATAAGAAACACCAGGAAGCCTCCCTTCTGCTACAGAGGTCACCCAAATCAAGGTACAATACCCAATTGCAGTGATAGCACCAATCAATGAGACACCAGCTATGGAGTTCAAGTTAGGCAGCAGAGACAGCACCACAGCTGCACATGTAAAAACCAAGTACCACTCAACTGTTGTTAATGGCTTGGAAGTGCATGTAGGGCACACAATTTCGTAGAAGAGCTTGGAAGTTGATCCACCAATGACTATCAGAGCCACACAGGTTCCACCAGACAGATACATGATTGGGAACAGGCCTAGCCAATTTGCAATTTTGTCACCTACAACAACATAGCCATTTTGTACCATTAGTTCCTGTCCAGAAATTTGAATAgaaaaatttaatgaaaataatcacAGTCATAATCTTATTACCATAGGTGAGACTAAACAGTTGCATGTATCTGCTGTAACGCATCCCAGTTTCTACATTCTCATGGAGATGAACCAGTAGCCATAGAGTGTAAAGCTGCCATATGAATCCTAGAGTCAACAGAATTATACCCCATGCCCTGCAATCAATCACAAACGAGAAAAAAGAACCATAAAACTATTAGCAACCACATAATAGGCAAATTTGTAGCTGCTGAAATGACTTAAAAACACCATCTCGTCAAACAGTCTGGCGTGTAATATTGTCATACTCTGTCACAGTTATTACTTAGTGATGCTACGATCCAGATTGATATTCTGACAACAtcataaatttgaaaatgaattCTGGGTTTTTGGGGGGCTTACCATCCAAGAACTGTGAAAGCCACAGGAAGCACCAAAGCCTGGATACCAATCCCAGAACACAGTGTGTGAAAAGCAGCATAGTACTTGTTGCCATTTCTAGACTCAGTGATGGGAAGCCAAGCATCCTGAGGGTCAAGCCTGGTCATCTTGAGAGCCTTCCTCACAGGGCTACCCAAAGGAGTGATGAACCTTGGGGTCAAAGACATCCTTGGGGTTCTAATTGCCAAAGGGGTCTTGGGGGCCTTAGCCACAACTGCACCTTCAGCTCCAGGTTGCTGGTCTGAGGCTCCATCAAGAAGGGGTGATCTGGACAAAGATGGTGAGTTGTACTGAGAAGGAGGACAAGACACTTGTGCCTGTGGTGCCACTGAAGGATTTGGTGCCACAGTTGCTGGCCTTGGTGTTATAGGAGCTGAGCTAATCTCATTTGCTTCCCTACTCATCTTGTGCTTTTCTCACTATTTTTTGTTGCTCCTTTGCTCTCTAGTTAGCTAGCTCCCTCTGCTGCTCTGTGTGTCTTGGTTAGAAAACCCACATagcagcatatatatatagtgtaaAGATTGAAGTAGGTGCAAGGAAATAGCTTGGTGGGTCTTGTTCTCAAACTGCTATAGAGTCTACAGAAAGGTGTGTAATGACTAATAAGACTTGATTCGTTTTAGACAGCTTTGTAGGACcataagagagagaggcagaaaaTTGGttggaaaataattaaagcatTTGTTTGACGGGCAAATTTGGCTGCCTGTTTTTCTTGCTTTATGCGTTTGAATATTTTACatgtaaaaatatataatatatcttACATAAGAATTTGAGCTCCTTTGTTTGTGCATAGATTGTAGATTTAgatatatttgaaaaaaaatatggtgaGTTGTGAGAACCTCTCTTCGTAATTTAGACTATGActtgaattaaataaaaaataaaaaaagatggtAGACATAAGCTTAGTCAAGTTTGTTAAAACGAGTGTACTATCACTGTCAATTTCAAATCATACTCCaatatttaagaatttttctttttaaagcaGGAGAATAAATCCCAAAAAACCAACAACTACACAATAGTAATCAAAGAGGGCTTCACAATCACAACCCCCAACAAATCAGGTAGTTATTATTAGATTACAGTATAATATCTCTTGCATAAGTTCATATTGAGTATGATTTGGTCAACGTATTACTCCTGAGGCAAAAAAGGCCAAAGACGACAAACGGCTATTATTTAATTCTAGAAGCATTGAATTTTAGACTGCCATTCTAGCATGTGGATATTTTGGAAatataaacattaaaataaataaaaaaggcagaAAAGGGGATACAAGTTGCTCTCAAAGATGAGCATCGCGGTCAATATTAGTGTTCTTTTGGCATCGGATTTGGACTTTCTCAAACCCCCAAAAATGAAAGcgagaaaaaacaaagtctCCTGGTCACTTTCTTGGCTTAGACCAGCCAGCCATCAGAGGGATTAAGGAAATGAGATTACATTACTGGACAACTCCAATGtaaattacttaattattATTGTTCACTCATAAAACTATCAtgctattttttaaaatgatacGTTATAGTAAAATAAACTGATAAAATTCAAACACGAATAACTTGATTTcaacataatcagttttgtcagCATGTATTGTAGACTGAATGAACTTTTCGtgttaaaatataaacttgaTTTATGGATAATAAGGGAATTCACCTTGAGCTATTTGTGAGTTGACACCCTAACTAATTTGCTATTGCTTTAGAACacactttttgttgttgcttaaTATCAAATGCAATACTTTTCTTTCTAGCCTGACAAAATATGGGATTAGCATAAAAATATCACATTGCATTAGAATTATCTGCTGCAAGCAGCAGCGATGAAATTTTTCAATGGGCGAGTGTTGAATTTTGCATCAAAGTGAGCACTTCATGCACTTTCTCTACATCATTTGGAGGGGAGAAAAAAGTAGTGTttatacaataataataattggacAATCTTTCCCTTCGATTCAAACTTTTGAATTTCTAGAAATTTGATGatagaaattgaaataatacAGCCATCGATCATCACCACCTTAAGTCAAAATAGCGGCCATTTAATAAGTTCTTATTCTTGATATATGTCATCAATTAACCGTTTGATGCGACTTGatgattgaaaataaaataacgataaaaaaatattttctaaagcaaaaaacaaaaacaagaaataaataaatagctaTCACTATGTATTACATATAATTATGTAGTGATTTTTCATGAAAAATCACATTTAATTGCTACTATTTAGCAATCCATAGTCTACATCCATTACTTTATTTGCCccataattaatatgataagATGCATGGCCTCCACGACAAATCAATCTTGGCCTCTAGCGGGCACAACAAACCCGCCATTTCTCGAAACAAATTGCATCTAGTTTAATATTCAATTAGTTTTCACTTGTCCATAAAACATTACTCTCACGTTGCATTTAGAATAGGGAAGTGAGTCTTAGTAAGACTTTAAGTTTAATCCTAATTGTAAGTGAAAAGAACAAATGTTAAGCCCAAGATTAACTCCACTGAGGAGGTACGGGTGGAAAAATGAGTTAGAAATAAGATCGGTTTATGATTCGATTatttcattataaaaaaaatttcctgcGAACTCGACATTGaagtcaacaacaacaatccGAAACAAGATGCAGCTCACTTTGATAAGTTAGCTCGTTTCGGTATTgtattttctcaaaatttgttataaattGAAGAATTTTCAGTGTGATCATCACATCGACACGTAATGTTATCAATCAACTAACGTTAAAATTGGCCCCCAAAAACAGTCCGAAAGGGCCAAGCAGTTGGGTATGCATTGTGATACAATTACAATATGAAACTGGGTTAATTCTATTATAACGTTTATTTTTCACCCATCAATATAAATGGGCTATCAGacccaaattataaatgggCTAGTACATTTACACTTGGGCCTTTACCCATTTGGACCCGCCTAAAATGACACCGACATTAGAAACACAAGGATCAATATGTAATTACACAAATCTATCCTTAAAAACGCAGCAACAAAAACCCTAGCGCTCGCCTCTTTACCGCCGTGCTGTTTTCTTGTCTTCTTCAAGCTCTCTCATTTTCGCGATCTCGTCTGCAAATACAAACACCACCTCAAAGCTCTTTCAAGCTCTTAGTAAGGAACCATGGGTGAGCTTAATTCCTCTCTGCCCCTCATCTTACACCTTGCGCTTCATTTCATTCACTATATTTTTCgttctattttttaattaatatatatgtatttattttaattttcaggaAAGGTTCATGGATCTTTGGCTCGTGCTGGTAAGGTGAGAGGCCAAACTCCCAAAGTGGCTAAGCaagataagaagaagaagccccGTGGACGAGCCCACAAGCGCATGCAATACAACCGCCGATTCGTCACCGCTGGTAATACCACCGCTTCATGATTTCCCTTCCAGTATTTTGAGCTTTTTTAACTAACTGATACTAACTTACTTGGTGATTATTCTTTAAatgggtttttgagaaatttatgatttttgagAAACCCGCATTTGGATTTTGATGCAATTTAAACAATtttagtgagttttgaattGATTTTAAATGGGTCTTTAGGAATTCATGTTTTATGAGAAACCCATGTTCGGATTTCTGATGCAATGCCTTGTGTGGTGTGTGATTGTTGTTGCAGTGGTTGGCTTCGGCAAGAAGAGGGGACCCAACTCATCTGAGAAGTAGACAGAGCTTTTGAGAAGATGAGAAGCAATTCGTAGATTAAGAAAAaggctttatttttatttctttttatcatTATGTCATTATCAATTCAAGACCCCCAAATGCTGGTTTGGTAGTTCGTAGAGAgatttgaaagtttttttttggaatttgtgCTCTATTTGAATTATCAGTAAtgtgattttgtttctgggtttCTTGTTTCAAATTATTGTTGGCATGGCTGTTGATTTGACTTAAATTTCTGCAAAGTTAAGAGTTGGATCATAATGGTAAATGAACTAAATCTCTAATTCCAGATTTCTACATTCTTAATTGGCATGATAGTCTACTAATTTGAgatgagagaagaaaaagtgtAGAGTGGGTCAACAGTGAAATGGAAAGGACCTTGCCCTTAAAAGTTCTCCAACCCTGCAATTTACAACTTTCTACAAGAAAGATCCCAAATCCCTTTCCCTGCTTGCCACCCAAGATTGAAACCCGAGGGTGTaacgcaaaaaaaaaaaaaaagatctcaAATCCTCATTTGACAAAGCATATCAGGTGATGAACTACTTTTTCAGAACTTATTGGgtttacattatttttttatgcaatCTGCGTTGGGATGCTTCGTGTCAAGACTTTGGAATTTTTCGTAAGCATTTTTAGTTAAAGATTACACAAGTGATTGATGAATTAGCAGTGTGTTGAAATCAGAAACCAAAAGGTTTACTGTGAAAGAACGAAGCTGAAGAACAGAGGGACAACATGCAAAACTTTTGCGATGTGAATATTATTTAGTATCAAAATGATAGAATGACAAGCATCCACCATGTATATATGAATTATACAAGCAACCCAAAATTGGTGCATACGGAATTTAGACATAATGTTGGTTTGTGATTcgaaatatgtatatatatgaattataCAAGCAAGCCAAAACTGACGCAGAAGCAACATCTAAACATTATGTTGGCTTGCGAAACTTAAGGGCATCAAAGCGGGCAGCAAGTGCGTCGTAATCTGGTAATTTCGGATGAACTCGAGAAATCGTAGCTGCTGAAGGTGGGGGTGGTGGCGGACGCTCAGGTGCTTGATGAAAGCCACTAGGAGGTGCCTCCAGTTCAACTTCTTCATCACAGTCTGATTCATCAAACCTAATATCTGAATGTTCTGATGGGGCATTATAGCTGTATCTCCTGTAGACGAATTTCTTCTCATCTCCATGGCTAAGCACTGTTTCCTCATTTCTTGAAGAATGAGACGTATCAATTCCACAAGCTTGAGATTGGTGATCCATATTCTGAGAATCAACTGGTGGACCATCTGGCATGAAGTGGCCAGTGGAATGGCCAGAAGGGGTTCCAAATCCATTATTGACGCTTAGAGGAACTTGAGGTGTTTGACTGAAGTCTTTGTTGGCCAGATATGCAGCAACTTGTGCAGCAGCCATTGCATCATTTGCAGATTTTGCAGCTGCTTCAGCAGCAGAGGCCGAGTCTGCAAAATGCATATGTCCCCTTTCTCCACTGCCACTTGTTCTGCGTGAAGAGCTGGAAGGAAGTAAGACAGAAATATAATTAATGGATGATCAAAATATGCTCGAGTTTAAATTACAATGAGTAGAGCAGCCAAGTTACCTGGTGCCTGGCTTATTGGGCTGAACAGATCCCCTTTCTCCACCGCCACTTGTTCTGCGTGAACTGGAAGAGAGAATGATAGAAATAAGATAAATGGGAAATCAAACTATggttgaatttaaattacaatGAGATACGTAGAATAGCCAAGTTACCTGGTGTCTGGCTTATTAGGCTCGACAGATTGGGCCTGCAAAGGCATGCTGGTAGCACTGACAAAATTGCTCGGTCCTTGCTGTTCAAATAACAGTAAACAGAAATCTTAAAATGGGAAATTTCTTGAATATAAcctgtgagagagagagagagagagagagagagagagagagagagagagagagagagagagagagagagagagaggaacacACTATAAGCTCTTCTGGAGGCTTGAGAAGCTCCTGTTCAGATTCTGATGTATCCCACTCAACCTGGTATTCCTTTGCTATCTCCTTCAGGAGTTTCAACTTTACTTCACCAGTAGGGGTTCTAACAGAGAGCTTGTCAATCAGCTGTAAAAAACATAAGCACTCAACTATCATTCacagaaataaaatatgaactgAAATCAGAAAATTCAAATAGTAGATTAAATCTACAACTCTAAAGCAAAAATGTATGGTATAATAACACTAAAAGAAATGCTATGACAGGAAGATCATGCTTACCATGCGGTTTACACCACAGCTGGGTCGTAGGTCAACAGCGGCAGATACAAAATCTCTTCCatattttttctcaaaaatatTCCGAAGCTCCACTAGTTCTGGAATCTCAGAGCACCTTGGGGATGCAAAGATTAAACTGGCAATCCCTTCTTTGAGATCAGCTGGACATTCCCTGTAACAAATTGGATCAGCATTGGGATTAAGATAGCTGCGAAATGCATCAAATATATTACATTATCATTACCTTTGCTTTGCAATGATAGAAAGTCTGGACACTACTAATTCACAGAAAAGCTCAATGAACTCATTTGCAGCCAGAACATTCTGCTCTCTGATCACATGTTCAACctacacaacaaaaaattcatttgtaattaatgcCACATTCCAGATCACAAATATTGAGTCCACAGCAAATTTCAGCATAAGCAGAACATTGGGTACTATACGaaaactaaaatatttttggattcacataaaaaagaaaaatcaacatCCACAAGCTTGGGCAGCCGTTTGAAGGGACAtcctaaaaatttataaaacagATGATGCTGTCTACCCACAACAGTgtcaataaaatatataaagaaacaaacaaatcgAAGAGGAAATTGTTCTAATCACTGTCAGGGTAAACCATTCAGACAATACATATTAGTCCAAAAACATGTAGACATTTGATAATTGAATAGAAACGAAGTAGTAGAAACTATAGTGGGCTGTTTTTCCAAACAAACAGAGTTGCTGACATGCTTTTAGAGCATAGAGACCAAAAGCCATGAACTTTAGATTACTATGATAActaaatgaataataaaaagtgtAAAGTACCCGGATTCGAGCAGTGGCGTCTTGACCTGACTGGAGGAGCAAGGCAATGTCACGCCTCATCTGCTTCACCACCGCCTGTCTCTTGTTCCTCAGTAGCTTTATCCTAGCCACCGCCATCTTCGCTTGCATTTTGCTGTTTCATTATTCAATTCATTTATCCCCATCAAAAAACGAAAACCATTCAGCAAAAGACTAACTCCCATCAGGTTAAATTGCAGAGAAAATGCAAACACTGAACAAAAGATTTCAACTTTAACAATTTTACCATCTGGGTCTCTAAAACTCCTATTCCCACCCCGTTAAACTGCCGAGAAAAAGCAACCATTGAACAAAGATTTCAACTTTAACTTTTCATCATCTGGGACTCAATAACACCTACTACCCACATTTTCTCGGCAACCAAACATAGGAACTAGTTAAAGTAACACAGAAAAGTTgcctaaaaattaaaaatttaagaaacCCAGAAAGGGAAacg
Proteins encoded in this region:
- the LOC18769379 gene encoding lysine histidine transporter-like 8, with the translated sequence MSREANEISSAPITPRPATVAPNPSVAPQAQVSCPPSQYNSPSLSRSPLLDGASDQQPGAEGAVVAKAPKTPLAIRTPRMSLTPRFITPLGSPVRKALKMTRLDPQDAWLPITESRNGNKYYAAFHTLCSGIGIQALVLPVAFTVLGWAWGIILLTLGFIWQLYTLWLLVHLHENVETGMRYSRYMQLFSLTYGDKIANWLGLFPIMYLSGGTCVALIVIGGSTSKLFYEIVCPTCTSKPLTTVEWYLVFTCAAVVLSLLPNLNSIAGVSLIGAITAIGYCTLIWVTSVAEGRLPGVSYDPIRADTQIARVFGVLNAIGIIAFAFRGHNLILEIQATMPSSEKHPSHVPMWRGVKVSYTLIAVCLFPLAIGGYWAYGHLIPADGGMLPALYEYHSKDVSQSILGLTSLFVVINAACSFQIYGMPMFDDTESKYTSRMKKPVPWWLRCISRAMFGFGVFFFAVAIPFLGSVAGLIGGISLPVTFAYPCFMWIKIHKPKKYSPMWCLNYSLGVLGMILSGFMIAAGLYVVIDTGIKVQFFKPH
- the LOC18769127 gene encoding 40S ribosomal protein S30, which gives rise to MGKVHGSLARAGKVRGQTPKVAKQDKKKKPRGRAHKRMQYNRRFVTAVVGFGKKRGPNSSEK
- the LOC18770337 gene encoding uncharacterized protein LOC18770337 yields the protein MTVATVATTHTKKLVKLGRSLFRWGFNSSKCKMQAKMAVARIKLLRNKRQAVVKQMRRDIALLLQSGQDATARIRVEHVIREQNVLAANEFIELFCELVVSRLSIIAKQRECPADLKEGIASLIFASPRCSEIPELVELRNIFEKKYGRDFVSAAVDLRPSCGVNRMLIDKLSVRTPTGEVKLKLLKEIAKEYQVEWDTSESEQELLKPPEELIQGPSNFVSATSMPLQAQSVEPNKPDTSSRRTSGGGERGSVQPNKPGTSSSRRTSGSGERGHMHFADSASAAEAAAKSANDAMAAAQVAAYLANKDFSQTPQVPLSVNNGFGTPSGHSTGHFMPDGPPVDSQNMDHQSQACGIDTSHSSRNEETVLSHGDEKKFVYRRYSYNAPSEHSDIRFDESDCDEEVELEAPPSGFHQAPERPPPPPPSAATISRVHPKLPDYDALAARFDALKFRKPT